A DNA window from Acidobacteriota bacterium contains the following coding sequences:
- a CDS encoding aminodeoxychorismate/anthranilate synthase component II, with the protein MILVIDNYDSFTYNLVQYLGEMGQDVQVYRNDEITLQQIAQLKPDKMVISPGPGTPDSAGITLSLIKEFAGKIPILGVCLGHQSIGQVFGGKVIRAPYLMHGKISEICHDNQTIFRGLPYRFKATRYHSLIVDKDSVPDCLEVSATTPDGIVMGLRHKKFPVEGVQFHPESIMTDHGKRLLENFVKAK; encoded by the coding sequence ATGATTTTAGTAATAGATAACTACGATTCGTTTACCTATAATCTGGTGCAATATCTCGGTGAAATGGGACAGGACGTTCAGGTGTATCGCAACGATGAAATCACCCTGCAACAAATCGCCCAACTGAAACCCGACAAAATGGTGATTTCGCCGGGACCGGGAACGCCCGATAGCGCGGGCATCACCCTGTCTTTAATTAAAGAGTTCGCCGGTAAAATTCCGATTCTTGGCGTCTGTCTTGGGCATCAATCCATCGGACAGGTGTTTGGCGGCAAAGTCATTCGCGCGCCTTACTTGATGCACGGAAAAATTTCGGAAATCTGTCACGATAACCAAACGATTTTTCGCGGCTTGCCTTATCGCTTCAAAGCCACGCGCTATCATTCGTTGATTGTTGATAAAGACAGCGTGCCCGATTGTCTGGAAGTTTCAGCAACCACGCCTGACGGAATTGTAATGGGACTGCGCCACAAAAAATTCCCTGTCGAAGGGGTGCAGTTTCATCCCGAATCGATTATGACCGATCACGGCAAACGCCTGCTTGAAAATTTTGTCAAAGCGAAATGA
- a CDS encoding phosphoribosylanthranilate isomerase: MSKVRVKICGIRTFVEASAAVEQGADALGFNFWTKSPRYLAPDEARKIIHRLPPFVSCVGVFVNESAVRINQIVEQTGINAVQLHGDETPEFIGDLLPVKIIKAFRVGEDFDINVLTRFSASAFLLDAKVKGEYGGTGMRFDWRIAIEAQKIAPIILAGGLTSANVSEAIQFVRPFAVDVCSGVEAEPGRKDLQKLREFLNKVRQFS; the protein is encoded by the coding sequence ATGTCAAAGGTACGAGTTAAAATTTGCGGCATCCGAACTTTTGTCGAAGCCAGCGCGGCTGTTGAACAGGGCGCGGACGCGCTTGGCTTTAACTTCTGGACGAAGAGTCCGCGTTACCTTGCGCCCGATGAAGCGCGGAAAATCATTCATCGCTTGCCGCCGTTTGTCAGTTGTGTTGGCGTCTTTGTCAATGAATCCGCAGTGCGCATCAATCAAATCGTTGAGCAAACCGGCATCAATGCCGTGCAATTGCATGGTGATGAAACGCCCGAATTTATTGGTGATTTGTTGCCTGTAAAAATTATCAAAGCCTTTCGCGTCGGCGAAGATTTCGACATCAATGTACTGACCAGATTTTCCGCGAGCGCGTTTTTGTTAGACGCCAAAGTCAAAGGCGAATATGGCGGCACCGGCATGCGATTTGATTGGCGCATCGCTATTGAAGCGCAAAAAATCGCGCCGATTATTTTGGCAGGCGGTCTGACGAGTGCGAATGTCAGCGAAGCGATTCAATTCGTGCGCCCCTTCGCCGTTGATGTGTGCAGCGGCGTTGAGGCTGAACCCGGCAGAAAAGATTTACAGAAACTGCGCGAGTTTTTGAATAAAGTCAGGCAGTTCAGTTAA
- the trpC gene encoding indole-3-glycerol phosphate synthase TrpC, translating into MTADPKKFKGILSAGGILDRIVAKRLERLEQAKPRTSFSELVDACAKAEITHRSFSDAISRPDQTNIIAEVKHRSPSKGVIRENFNHLEIAREYAAAGAAAMSVLTEEDFFAGSLNYLQEIHAQTDVPLLRKDFIIDEYQIYEACLSGASAILLITAILDDELLAAFIKRAAELNLDALVEVHTENEMRRAIQADAKIIGVNNRDLTTFNVDLETSIRLAALAPTNAALVSESGITTREDIQKLKAAGYDAFLIGEHFMRQKDIGNSLKALFDD; encoded by the coding sequence ATGACAGCAGACCCGAAAAAATTTAAAGGCATTCTTTCGGCAGGCGGCATCCTTGACCGCATCGTCGCGAAACGCCTTGAACGCCTTGAACAGGCGAAACCGCGCACCTCGTTTAGCGAATTGGTTGACGCCTGCGCGAAAGCTGAAATCACCCATCGTTCATTCAGTGACGCCATCTCTCGACCAGACCAAACCAATATCATTGCCGAAGTCAAACACCGTTCGCCGTCAAAAGGGGTGATTCGCGAAAATTTCAATCACCTGGAGATTGCCAGAGAATACGCGGCGGCGGGCGCGGCGGCGATGAGCGTGCTGACGGAAGAAGATTTCTTCGCCGGGTCGTTGAATTATTTGCAGGAAATCCATGCACAAACCGATGTGCCGCTGCTCAGGAAAGATTTCATCATTGATGAATATCAAATCTATGAAGCCTGTCTTTCTGGCGCGAGCGCCATCTTGCTCATCACCGCGATACTTGATGATGAGTTGCTTGCGGCTTTTATTAAACGCGCCGCCGAACTCAACCTCGATGCCTTAGTCGAAGTCCACACCGAAAACGAAATGCGCCGCGCCATTCAAGCAGATGCAAAAATCATTGGTGTCAATAACCGCGACCTGACGACCTTTAATGTTGATTTAGAAACTTCGATTCGCCTCGCCGCGCTCGCACCGACGAATGCGGCACTGGTGAGCGAAAGCGGCATCACCACCCGCGAAGATATTCAAAAATTAAAAGCCGCAGGCTACGATGCTTTTTTAATCGGTGAACATTTCATGCGGCAGAAAGATATTGGGAATTCATTAAAAGCCTTATTTGATGATTAA
- a CDS encoding type II toxin-antitoxin system VapC family toxin, whose protein sequence is MSGILFDTSVYIHALRQGERAILSLRRAARANDKRTRPLWLSVVVLEELYAGAVDARARKAFAQMERDFVKVGRLLVPSRNDWILAGQILCQVGLKYGFDLIGRARLTNDALIAMSGANNGITIITRNPNDYALLSEFRQFDWETF, encoded by the coding sequence ATGTCGGGAATTCTATTCGATACATCGGTTTATATTCATGCTTTGCGACAAGGAGAGCGCGCCATTCTTTCGCTAAGGCGCGCAGCCCGCGCAAACGATAAGCGAACTCGACCCTTATGGCTCAGCGTGGTGGTTCTCGAAGAACTTTATGCAGGCGCGGTAGACGCCAGAGCGAGAAAAGCTTTTGCCCAGATGGAAAGGGATTTTGTTAAAGTGGGGCGATTGTTAGTTCCATCAAGAAATGATTGGATTCTCGCGGGACAAATTCTTTGTCAGGTTGGCTTGAAATACGGTTTCGATTTAATCGGTAGGGCGCGGCTTACTAATGATGCGTTGATTGCCATGTCAGGAGCCAACAATGGCATTACGATTATTACACGAAACCCCAATGATTACGCGCTACTTTCAGAGTTTCGCCAATTTGACTGGGAAACTTTTTAG
- a CDS encoding PaaI family thioesterase, protein MLKMTAPEIEDFIATHFAGDRAKLAFKVEHAEEMFAQTRLHFKPKFLRHGGVIAGPTLMMLADTTMFVVILAMIGPETSTFTTNLNINFLRTTPAKDVIAKARLLKLGKRLAVGDVTMFSDGEAEPVAHATVTYSIPPKRK, encoded by the coding sequence ATGTTGAAGATGACCGCGCCCGAAATTGAAGATTTCATCGCTACCCATTTTGCCGGGGATAGAGCGAAACTCGCCTTTAAAGTCGAACACGCCGAAGAGATGTTCGCGCAAACCCGTTTGCATTTTAAACCGAAATTTTTGCGGCACGGCGGAGTGATTGCCGGGCCTACCCTGATGATGCTTGCCGACACAACGATGTTCGTAGTCATCTTAGCGATGATTGGACCCGAAACCAGCACCTTTACGACCAATTTGAATATCAATTTTTTGCGAACCACACCCGCAAAAGACGTGATAGCCAAAGCGCGATTACTCAAATTGGGGAAACGTCTGGCGGTTGGCGATGTCACGATGTTTTCGGATGGCGAAGCCGAACCTGTCGCCCATGCGACCGTGACTTATTCGATTCCACCAAAGCGCAAATAA
- the proS gene encoding proline--tRNA ligase, producing the protein MSDQKLPSRREDFAEWYNQLVLRAELADYAPVRGCMIVRPYGWALWENIQQALDKRFKATGHVNAAFPLFIPKSFIEKEASHVEGFSPELAVVTIGGGKTLEEPLVVRPTSETIIGHSFAKWIQSYRDLPLLINQWNSVVRWELRTKLFLRTLEFYWQEGHTAHATLEEAEFETRQMLDVYTDFAVNEAAIPVIPGRKSDSERFAGADRTYSIEAMMGDGKALQAGTSHNLGQNFAKAFEIKYLDNKGELQHCWTTSWGLSTRFIGAIIMVHGDDKGLVLPPRVAPFQVVIVPIYKTDEEKTTVMELARKVFAELVDAEVRVKMDEREGMTPGFKFNDWEMRGVPLRIEIGPKDVANNTVVLARRDKIGKEGKSFVSRDGLTASVKEMLVTIQKALFDKALAFREANTEQPKDYEAFKAAIEKGFALCHWCGDAECEAKIKEETKATTRCIPLEQEPGAGVCIRCGKPANEQTIFAKAY; encoded by the coding sequence ATGTCCGATCAGAAATTGCCTTCACGCCGTGAAGATTTTGCCGAGTGGTATAACCAACTGGTACTGAGAGCCGAACTTGCAGATTACGCGCCGGTTCGCGGTTGTATGATTGTGCGCCCTTATGGCTGGGCGCTCTGGGAAAATATTCAACAGGCGCTTGATAAACGCTTCAAAGCCACAGGGCACGTCAATGCCGCGTTCCCTTTATTCATTCCGAAAAGCTTCATCGAAAAAGAAGCCTCGCACGTCGAAGGCTTTTCGCCGGAACTCGCGGTCGTCACCATCGGCGGCGGCAAAACCTTGGAAGAACCTCTAGTCGTTCGCCCGACTTCGGAAACCATCATCGGACATTCGTTTGCCAAATGGATTCAATCCTACAGAGATTTGCCGTTGCTCATCAATCAGTGGAACAGCGTGGTGCGTTGGGAACTGCGCACCAAACTCTTTTTGCGCACGCTGGAATTTTACTGGCAGGAAGGGCACACGGCGCATGCGACCCTGGAGGAAGCTGAATTTGAAACCCGCCAGATGCTCGATGTCTATACGGACTTTGCGGTAAACGAAGCGGCGATTCCGGTGATACCCGGTCGCAAATCTGATTCCGAACGTTTTGCGGGAGCCGACCGCACCTATTCGATTGAAGCGATGATGGGCGACGGCAAAGCTCTGCAAGCGGGAACCTCGCACAATCTCGGACAGAATTTCGCCAAAGCGTTTGAGATAAAATACCTTGATAATAAAGGCGAATTGCAACATTGCTGGACGACTTCGTGGGGACTTTCGACGCGCTTCATCGGCGCAATCATTATGGTGCATGGCGACGATAAAGGTTTGGTGTTGCCGCCGCGAGTTGCGCCTTTTCAAGTCGTCATTGTGCCGATTTACAAAACCGATGAAGAGAAAACTACGGTGATGGAGTTGGCGCGAAAAGTTTTCGCGGAACTTGTAGACGCCGAGGTTCGCGTGAAAATGGATGAACGCGAAGGCATGACGCCGGGATTCAAATTCAATGATTGGGAGATGCGCGGCGTGCCGCTGCGCATAGAGATTGGTCCGAAAGACGTGGCGAATAACACCGTCGTTTTGGCGCGGCGCGATAAGATCGGCAAAGAAGGGAAATCGTTTGTCAGTCGAGACGGCTTAACCGCAAGCGTCAAAGAGATGCTCGTCACCATTCAAAAAGCCTTGTTTGATAAGGCGCTCGCCTTTCGTGAAGCGAACACCGAGCAGCCGAAAGATTATGAAGCGTTCAAGGCAGCAATTGAAAAAGGTTTTGCGCTTTGTCACTGGTGCGGCGACGCCGAATGTGAAGCGAAAATCAAAGAAGAGACCAAAGCGACGACGCGCTGCATTCCTTTGGAGCAAGAGCCGGGTGCAGGCGTTTGCATTCGTTGCGGCAAGCCTGCAAATGAGCAAACGATTTTCGCGAAGGCATATTAG